The Leptospira yasudae DNA segment ATCGTCCAAAAAATTTCGCTGAGTTACATCTATTCCAATCCTTCTTGTTCGTTTAACAACGAAGAGACTTTGTCCGCAAAACAATTCGCCTCCGACCGCGCCGAACCGGTCAACTCCAGAATTCTCGCGGGAGAAGTGATCGTAAAATCCGGGGAAGTGATTACGCCGGAAATATTCAAAAAACTGCAGATTGTTAACACGTATGCGACCCGAGCCAACATCGCTTCGATCGCGTCGATTCTTTTGATCCAGACGGTTTTCGTCGTGATCATCTATTTCTTTTTGAAGAAATACAATCCGAAACGGATGAACGACGTTTCGAGTAACGTGATCGTGTTTTCTTTGATCTGGTTTTTGGTTTTAAGCTGCACGATCGCATCGAGAATTTTCTTTAACTTCGAGACGAAATACGATACGATCTTTTACTTTGCGCTCTTCGTTCCCGTGGGAATGGTCTGTCTCATCATCAGCTTTATCTACGACGAACAACTTTCGATCGCGATCGGATTTTATCTTTCCTTCTTCGTGTTTATGGCTTCGCATTACAATCCGACCTCGTTTATGCTCGGGTTCGTTTCCTGCATCGTTTCGGCGAGCTACGGAAGAAATCTAAAGAAACGGATCGATTTCATCAAGGCGGGTTTGTATATCGCCGGAGTCCAGATCATCATCGCTTCCAGCGGATATCTATTCGATTCCAGAAACTATTGGGTGGCGATTCCGAGCGGTTCTTGGCTCAAGGATTTGATCGAATCCAATATCTTCAAGTTATACGTTCTTTGTCTGATCAACGGGTTTGCCTGCTCGACGGCGGCTCAATTCCTGCTTCCGATCTACGAATATCTTTTCAACGTTCCCACTCGTTTTAAACTGATGGAACTCGCGGATACGGGACATCCTTTGCTGCAGGATCTTTTGACTAAGGCTCCGTCCACATACACGCATACGTTTTTGGTCGCGGCTCTTTCCGAACGCGCGTGTCAGAATCTCGGACTCGATTGGCTTTTGACCCGGGTGGGAGTTTACTTTCACGATATCGGAAAAATTCCGAACGCAGGATTTTTTGTGGAGAATCAGCACTTGATTCCCAAAAAGGAAAACATCGATAAGAACAATCCGGCGCTTGCGGCAAAGATCGTCATCGATCACGTGTTAGACGGAATCGAAATGGCGAAGAAGGCCAGACTTCCGAGAGAGGTGATCGACTTTATTCCCGAACACCACGGAACTTCGACGATGGCCTTCTTTTATCACAAGGCTTTGTCCGAACTTTCTCCCACGCAAAAGAAGAAGTTAAAAAAACAGGACTTTCAATATCCGGGTCCGAAACCGCAGAGAAAAGAAACCGCGATCGTGATGATCGCCGATTCTCTGGAGGCGGCGTCGCGTTCATTGGAGGAAATCACTC contains these protein-coding regions:
- a CDS encoding HD family phosphohydrolase, which translates into the protein MPNPGEQVESAMAWITDTLTRVRPILFVRRFQVGLVVITLLMVTWMLAIPFFGQDKMDLSPDGLYSEGKTAPEKIVSAKEIVYEDEDKTKAKKLAAYQSAPFVFDRDYAALQDQINNAIQEDMENFRSFKPSAEGRAYPELLGVVPRWKNRSKEEIELLYKTPGKGKLKDLVQQYSNLVFSSFCILRDLPPDYANLKASGARVRNQGIKEQISNLEGAYIVPRSYLYRDPDTVNILNRMAQEKLSRIDPAVLPIVQKISLSYIYSNPSCSFNNEETLSAKQFASDRAEPVNSRILAGEVIVKSGEVITPEIFKKLQIVNTYATRANIASIASILLIQTVFVVIIYFFLKKYNPKRMNDVSSNVIVFSLIWFLVLSCTIASRIFFNFETKYDTIFYFALFVPVGMVCLIISFIYDEQLSIAIGFYLSFFVFMASHYNPTSFMLGFVSCIVSASYGRNLKKRIDFIKAGLYIAGVQIIIASSGYLFDSRNYWVAIPSGSWLKDLIESNIFKLYVLCLINGFACSTAAQFLLPIYEYLFNVPTRFKLMELADTGHPLLQDLLTKAPSTYTHTFLVAALSERACQNLGLDWLLTRVGVYFHDIGKIPNAGFFVENQHLIPKKENIDKNNPALAAKIVIDHVLDGIEMAKKARLPREVIDFIPEHHGTSTMAFFYHKALSELSPTQKKKLKKQDFQYPGPKPQRKETAIVMIADSLEAASRSLEEITPESLDNLITKIIGIKLAENQLDECGLTLGDLEIIKASFKEVLLSSLHSRPKYPSMEATKALEKKNALNAANGHKNSKTATGKGN